From Oncorhynchus clarkii lewisi isolate Uvic-CL-2024 chromosome 26, UVic_Ocla_1.0, whole genome shotgun sequence, the proteins below share one genomic window:
- the LOC139385097 gene encoding B-cadherin-like produces the protein MGAFWFVELGVLTLFLQAFNPGSSEESKCLPGFNSEMYIFKVERNHLQSGRRLGKVVFDDCTSRTSFLFHSEDSRFKVDGDGTLKLKRGVTLHNGHKEFYVSTQSMGKKITVPVRVLHEARHGHHHHHEMTTQPQPGSSLSLPVLNFPKSSGGLKRRKRDWVIPPINFPENDRGPFPKNMVQIRSNNDKEVKILYSITGPGADQPPVGLFTVDKNSGFLYVTEPLDRERKDQYILLAHAVAVGAGKAEAPMEIIVKVIDMNDNKPAFTQDPFMGTVPEASKPGDEVMQVTATDADEEGSANSDVRYTILSQEPPLPSPNMFVINPVTGMIRVNAPGLDRENILKYTLQIQAADMEGNGLTSFGKAIITVTDSNDNAPQFVTPSYTVSVPENKVDALVVKMPVTDGDDPHSSAWATTFKIVDGDPQGLFNVSTGPSKLEGIITTAKPLDFEKNNKYTLLVTVANEVPFAVPLPTSTATVIVNVEDVNEAPVFSPVEKMIKKPEDLPVDSDLVLYAATDPDTARNQKVTYKIRNDLAGWLSINKDTGLIKVKSPMDRESTFVQDNKYSVVVLGTDNDEIPATGTGTLIIELEDVNDNPPTIDERMIKVCNKESSPQLLSITDKDGAGFAAPYTVQLQGSSLSNWTARMNDTKTGIILTLKTMLDSGDYTVVLRVSDIQGLHQESTIQASVCDCKGADVQCTDKAVAGFGLSSILGILGAILLLLLLSLLLLMFLRKRGGEKKEPLLQEDDVRDNIYYYDEEGGGEDDQDFDLSVLHRGLDNRPDVFRNDIAPTMARPEYRPRPANPADIGNFIDDNLKAADNDPTAPPYDSLLVFDYEGGGSEAGSLSSLNSSSSGDDQDYDLLQQWGPRFKKLSDMYGGGED, from the exons TGGTTTTTGATGACTGTACCAGCCGCACCAGTTTTCTCTTTCACTCCGAGGATTCACGCTTCAAAGTAGATGGCGACGGGACGCTGAAACTGAAGAGGGGGGTGACTCTGCATAATGGACATAAGGAGTTCTATGTCTCTACCCAGTCCATGGGAAAGAAGATCACGGTTCCAGTCAGAGTGCTGCATGAGGCCAGACACggccaccaccatcaccatgagATGACCACCCAGCCCCAG CCCGGGTCAAGTCTGTCTCTACCTGTTCTGAACTTCCCCAAGTCTTCAGGAGGTCTGAAAAGAAGGAAGAGGGACTGGGTCATTCCTCCCATCAACTTCCCAGAGAATGACCGAGGCCCGTTCCCCAAGAATATGGTGCAG ATCAGGTCCAACAATGATAAAGAGGTGAAGATCCTGTACAGCatcactggtcctggggctgaccAACCTCCTGTGGGACTCTTCACTGTGGACAAAAACTCGGGGTTTCTCTATGTGACCGAGCCTTTGGACAGGGAGAGAAAAGACCAATACATT CTCCTAGCCCATGCTGTTGCAGTGGGTGCAGGTAAGGCTGAGGCACCCATGGAGATCATTGTGAAAGTCATCGATATGAATGACAACAAACCTGCATTTACCCAAGATCCATTTATGGGAACAGTTCCTGAAGCATCAAAACCAG GTGATGAGGTCATGCAAGTAACGGCCACTGATGCTGATGAGGAGGGCTCTGCCAATTCTGATGTCAGATATACCATTCTCAGTCAGGAGCCTCCACTACCAAGCCCCAACATGTTTGTCATCAACCCTGTGACCGGAATGATTCGGGTTAATGCACCTGGGTTGGACAGAGAG AATATTCTTAAGTATACTTTGCAAATCCAAGCTGCCGATATGGAGGGAAATGGCCTTACCAGCTTTGGCAAAGCCATCATTACAGTAACGGACAGCAATGACAATGCGCCACAGTTTGTGACGCCTTCG TACACCGTGTCAGTCCCAGAGAATAAAGTGGATGCCTTGGTGGTGAAAATGCCAGTGACTGATGGGGATGATCCTCACTCCTCTGCCTGGGCCACCACCTTCAAGATAGTTGACGGGGACCCTCAAGGCCTTTTCAATGTGAGCACAGGCCCTAGCAAGTTGGAAGGCATCATCACGACAGCGAAG CCGCTTGACTTTGAGAAGAACAACAAGTACACTCTGCTGGTCACTGTGGCGAATGAAGTCCCATTTGCCGTCCCCCTGCCCACCTCCACTGCTACTGTTATAGTGAATGTGGAGGATGTGAATGAAGCTCCGGTCTTCAGTCCAGTGGAGAAGATGATCAAAAAACCTGAGGACCTCCCGGTTGACAGTGACCTGGTTCTGTACGCCGCCACAGACCCAGACACTGCAAGGAATCAGAAAGTCAC ATACAAGATACGCAATGATCTTGCTGGATGGCTCAGTATCAACAAAGACACTGGGCTGATCAAAGTCAAGAGCCCCATGGACAGAGAATCCACTTTTGTCCAAGACAACAAATACTCTGTTGTTGTTCTGGGCACTGACAACG ATGAAATCCCAGCAACTGGCACTGGCACCCTTATcatagagctggaggatgtgaaTGACAACCCTCCAACCATCGACGAGAGGATGATTAAGGTCTGCAACAAGGAGTCCTCCCCACAGCTGCTGTCAATCACTGATAAAGACGGAGCAGGCTTCGCTGCTCCATACACAGTACAGCTTCAGGGGTCGTCCCTTTCGAACTGGACTGCCAGAATGAATGACACAA AAACGGGCATTATCCTGACACTGAAGACTATGTTGGACAGTGGAGATTACACGGTTGTCCTGAGAGTGTCTGACATCCAGGGCCTGCACCAGGAGAGCACCATCCAGGCCTCTGTGTGTGACTGCAAAGGAGCTGATGTCCAGTGCACCGATAAAGCTGTAGCAGGCTTCGGCCTCTCTAGCATTCTGGGAATTCTAGGAGCCATTTTACTACTCCTAT TGTTGTCTCTTCTGCTGCTCATGTTCCTGAGGAAGAGAGGTGGTGAGAAGAAGGAGCCTCTGCTGCAGGAGGACGATGTCAGGGACAACATCTACTACTACGACGAGGAGGGAGGTGGCGAGGATGACCAG GATTTCGACTTGAGTGTTCTGCACAGAGGTCTGGATAACCGTCCTGATGTTTTCCGTAATGACATCGCTCCAACCATGGCCCGGCCAGAGTATCGCCCACGACCCGCCAACCCAGCCGACATTGGCAACTTCATTGATGAT AACCTGAAGGCAGCTGACAACGACCCCACTGCTCCTCCCTACGACTCCCTCCTGGTGTTTGACTATGAAGGAGGTGGCTCTGAGGCCGGCTCCCTCAGCTCCCTCAACTCCTCCAGCTCAGGAGACGACCAGGACTACGACCTCCTTCAACAGTGGGGCCCGCGCTTCAAAAAGCTGTCTGACATGtacggaggaggagaggattga